In a genomic window of Caloenas nicobarica isolate bCalNic1 chromosome 1, bCalNic1.hap1, whole genome shotgun sequence:
- the TPBGL gene encoding trophoblast glycoprotein-like produces the protein MARRQVRAAGSGGWLPWLGFALLPLAVTPGAPPGSCPSACYCVATPELVQCRYERLEEPPGELPLTVHNLSIVGSNLSVLHRAAFAARPLPDLRLLRLHHDNIQSVEDMALQGLPALRTLDLSHNPLQSVAAGAFAGVPLLRTLQLNQALLAAPLEDQLALALRNLSLRRLELAGNALRALPTALLPAGLEELDLHNNSLQRLAAPELRILDAPGLRGLRLTLGNNPLSCDCALRPFLAWLRAAAARVPDARSLRCTAPPPLRGAVLLRLRPEGLACTGEEDGEPGQLETASYVFFGIVLALIGIVFLMVLYLNRRGIKRWLHNLREACRDQMEGYHYRYEQDADPRRTSAIDTPGL, from the coding sequence ATGGCCCGCAGGCAGGTGCGGGCAGCGGGCAGCGGGGGCTGGTTGCCCTGGCTGGGGTTCGCTTTGCTGCCTCTGGCCGTGACCCCCGGCGCCCCCCCCGGGAGCTGCCCGTCCGCCTGTTACTGCGTGGCCACCCCGGAGCTGGTGCAGTGTCGGTACGAGAGGTTGGAGGAACCCCCGGGAGAGTTGCCGCTCACCGTGCACAACCTCAGCATCGTCGGCAGCAACCTGAGCGTGTTGCATCGCGCCGCCTTCGCCGCCCGCCCGCTGCCGGACCTCCGCTTGCTCCGCTTGCACCACGATAACATCCAAAGCGTCGAGGACATGGCTCTGCAAGGCTTGCCCGCCCTGCGTACCCTCGACCTGAGCCACAACCCGTTGCAATCGGTGGCCGCCGGTGCTTTCGCCGGCGTGCCGCTGCTGCGTACGCTGCAGCTCAACCAGGCGCTGCTGGCCGCCCCGTTGGAGGACCAGCTCGCCTTGGCCCTGCGCAACCTCAGCTTGCGGCGCTTGGAGCTGGCGGGCAACGCGCTGCGGGCGCTGCCGACCGCCCTGCTGCCCGCcggcctggaggagctggaccTGCACAACAACTCGCTGCAGCGGCTGGCGGCCCCCGAGCTGCGGATCCTGGACGCGCCGGGGTTGCGGGGGCTACGGCTGACGTTGGGGAACAACCCGTTGAGTTGTGACTGTGCCCTGCGCCCGTTCCTCGCCTGGCTacgcgccgccgccgcccgcgtGCCCGACGCCCGCAGCCTGCGCTGCACCGCGCCCCCGCCGCTGCGCGGGGCCGTCCTGCTGCGGCTGCGGCCCGAGGGGCTGGCGTGCACGGGCGAGGAGGACGGCGAGCCCGGCCAGCTGGAAACGGCCTCGTACGTCTTCTTCGGCATCGTGCTGGCCCTCATCGGCATCGTCTTCCTCATGGTGCTCTACCTGAACCGCCGCGGCATCAAGCGCTGGCTCCACAACCTTCGCGAGGCTTGCCGCGACCAGATGGAGGGTTACCACTACCGCTACGAGCAGGACGCCGACCCTCGCCGTACCAGCGCCATCGACACCCCCGGCCTCTGA